One Dysosmobacter welbionis DNA segment encodes these proteins:
- a CDS encoding pyridoxal phosphate-dependent aminotransferase, which produces MPQPLSERTASFTDSVIRRMTRVSLKYGAVNLSQGFPDFEPPQAILERLAQVAREGPHQYSVTWGAQNFREALARKQSRYMGRTIDPDKEIVATCGSTEAMMCAMMTAANPGDKVIVFSPFYENYGADTILSGAEPIYVPLHPPAFTFDVDELEAAFRQRPKALVLCNPSNPCGRVFTREELLTIAEMATRYDTYVITDEVYEHIVYAPHRHTYFATLPGMWNRTLSCSSLSKTYSITGWRLGYIIAPEEIIDRAKKVHDFLTVGCAAPLQEAVIPGLEFGQDYYDDLLAKYTHKKDLFLKGLDDLHISHNDPEGAYYVLLDIREYGYESDLQFCKNLAREVGVGAVPGSSFFREPVNHLIRLHFAKNDDTLNEALNRLEKIQKLKK; this is translated from the coding sequence ATGCCCCAGCCTCTTTCTGAACGCACCGCCAGTTTCACCGATTCCGTGATCCGGCGGATGACCCGCGTCTCCCTGAAGTACGGCGCGGTGAACCTGTCCCAGGGCTTCCCCGACTTCGAGCCGCCCCAGGCGATCCTGGAACGGCTGGCCCAGGTGGCCCGGGAGGGCCCCCATCAGTACTCCGTCACCTGGGGGGCCCAGAACTTCCGAGAGGCCCTGGCCCGCAAGCAGTCCCGCTATATGGGCCGCACCATCGACCCGGACAAGGAAATCGTGGCCACCTGCGGCTCCACCGAGGCTATGATGTGCGCCATGATGACCGCGGCCAACCCCGGGGACAAGGTCATCGTCTTCTCCCCCTTCTATGAGAACTATGGGGCAGACACCATCCTCTCCGGGGCGGAGCCCATCTATGTGCCACTGCACCCGCCCGCCTTCACCTTCGACGTGGACGAGCTGGAGGCTGCCTTCCGCCAACGTCCCAAGGCCCTGGTGCTGTGCAACCCCTCCAACCCCTGCGGCCGGGTCTTCACCCGGGAGGAGCTGCTGACCATTGCGGAGATGGCCACCAGATACGACACCTACGTCATCACCGATGAGGTGTATGAGCACATCGTCTACGCCCCCCACCGGCACACCTACTTCGCCACCCTGCCGGGGATGTGGAACCGGACGCTGTCCTGCTCCTCCCTGTCCAAGACCTACTCCATCACCGGCTGGCGGCTGGGATACATCATCGCGCCGGAGGAGATCATCGACCGGGCCAAGAAGGTCCACGACTTTCTGACGGTGGGCTGCGCCGCGCCGCTGCAGGAGGCGGTAATCCCCGGCCTGGAGTTCGGCCAGGACTACTATGACGACCTGCTGGCCAAGTACACCCACAAGAAGGACCTGTTTCTCAAGGGGCTGGATGACCTGCACATCTCCCACAATGACCCGGAGGGCGCCTACTACGTGCTGCTGGACATCAGAGAGTACGGCTATGAGAGCGATCTGCAGTTCTGCAAGAACCTGGCCCGGGAGGTGGGCGTGGGGGCCGTGCCCGGCTCCAGCTTCTTCCGGGAGCCGGTGAACCACCTGATCCGCCTCCACTTCGCCAAGAATGACGACACCCTCAACGAGGCCCTGAACCGGCTGGAGAAGATCCAGAAGCTGAAAAAATAA
- a CDS encoding cupin domain-containing protein, with amino-acid sequence MFTPSDKCPRRDACVQNGKGLIHMKDLTDKEGLYNHGRLFAHVTVDPGCSIGDHPHDHETEFYYIIKGEGVFNDNGKEIVVRPGDICATGYGEVHGLENRGTEPVELIALIVGE; translated from the coding sequence ATGTTCACCCCATCCGACAAGTGCCCCCGTCGGGATGCCTGCGTCCAGAACGGCAAGGGCCTCATCCACATGAAGGACCTGACGGACAAGGAGGGCCTCTATAACCACGGCCGCCTGTTCGCCCACGTCACCGTGGACCCAGGCTGCTCCATCGGCGACCACCCCCACGACCATGAGACCGAGTTTTACTACATCATCAAGGGCGAGGGCGTGTTCAACGACAATGGCAAGGAGATCGTGGTCCGCCCCGGCGACATCTGCGCCACCGGCTACGGCGAGGTCCACGGCCTGGAGAACCGGGGCACGGAACCCGTGGAGCTGATTGCTTTAATCGTGGGAGAATAA
- a CDS encoding nitroreductase family protein yields MNETLKVLKERRSVRKYKAEQIRDEELNAILEAGTWAPSAKGLQTSVMVVVQDPETIAWMSKLNAEIQGNPGTDPFYGAPTVVVVLGDGEKLNWLQDGSLVMGNLMTAAAALGLGSCWINRAMELFDRPEGKELLKKWGLPETYRGVGNCILGYVEGDLPAPKPRKDGWILRV; encoded by the coding sequence ATGAACGAGACATTGAAGGTTTTGAAGGAGCGCCGGAGCGTCCGCAAGTACAAGGCGGAGCAGATCAGGGACGAGGAGCTGAACGCCATTCTGGAGGCGGGCACCTGGGCGCCTTCCGCCAAGGGACTCCAGACCTCTGTCATGGTGGTGGTCCAGGACCCGGAGACCATTGCCTGGATGTCCAAGCTGAACGCGGAGATCCAGGGCAATCCCGGCACGGATCCCTTCTACGGTGCCCCCACCGTGGTGGTGGTTCTGGGGGACGGAGAGAAGCTGAACTGGCTGCAGGACGGCTCCCTGGTGATGGGAAACCTGATGACCGCTGCCGCGGCTTTGGGACTGGGCTCCTGCTGGATCAACCGGGCCATGGAGCTTTTTGACCGGCCGGAGGGCAAGGAACTGCTGAAGAAGTGGGGGCTGCCGGAGACCTACCGTGGTGTGGGCAACTGCATCCTGGGGTATGTGGAGGGGGACCTGCCCGCCCCCAAGCCCCGGAAGGACGGCTGGATCCTCCGCGTGTGA
- a CDS encoding DUF4179 domain-containing protein: MNSSFEYQESLNSLHFTEEEKAAIARRAAEAARKQTRPARRPVRRIALIAAAAVLVLAVGTAGATGILRSAAEVFSPLFGGAPAQTEIIDKIGYPVGASDTDNGVTVTADAVMGDAYNAVIVYTISRDDGTRLLPEDITGEMLLVHGNGTDLSILGGSHGSSYFVVEDPAASSIQMVETVSADKPINDCTATGVFENLYKWDEEAGEAVPIIEGKWRLKFEMTYEDSSVTLSGGETFTQDGMTFTIDSITLSPVAYKVDYTVDSEVVWSNSGSGRQSEEDRLTTQRYFENVEILLTLTDGTVIDLSNAGGSIGPEDGVTVCSKGEVFSEVLPMEDMASISVGGVVYDLTAE, encoded by the coding sequence ATGAACAGCTCGTTTGAATATCAGGAGTCCCTGAACAGCCTGCACTTTACAGAGGAGGAAAAGGCCGCCATCGCCCGCCGGGCCGCTGAGGCGGCGCGGAAGCAGACCCGGCCCGCTCGCCGCCCCGTCCGCCGGATAGCCCTGATCGCCGCTGCGGCGGTGCTGGTGCTGGCAGTGGGCACCGCCGGCGCCACCGGCATCCTGCGGTCCGCTGCGGAGGTCTTCTCTCCCCTCTTTGGCGGGGCACCCGCTCAGACGGAGATCATCGACAAGATCGGCTATCCCGTGGGCGCCAGCGACACGGACAACGGCGTCACCGTCACCGCCGACGCCGTCATGGGCGATGCGTATAATGCCGTTATCGTCTACACCATCAGTCGGGACGACGGTACCCGCCTGCTGCCGGAGGACATCACAGGCGAAATGCTGCTGGTCCACGGCAACGGCACGGACCTGAGCATTCTGGGCGGAAGCCACGGCAGCAGCTATTTTGTGGTGGAGGATCCCGCAGCCAGCTCCATCCAGATGGTGGAGACGGTCAGCGCCGACAAGCCCATCAACGACTGCACCGCCACCGGTGTGTTCGAGAACCTCTACAAGTGGGACGAGGAGGCCGGCGAGGCCGTACCCATCATCGAGGGTAAGTGGAGGCTCAAGTTTGAGATGACCTACGAGGACAGCTCCGTCACCCTGAGCGGCGGCGAGACCTTCACCCAGGACGGCATGACCTTCACCATCGACTCCATCACCCTCTCTCCCGTGGCCTACAAGGTGGACTACACCGTGGACAGCGAGGTGGTGTGGAGCAACTCCGGCAGCGGCCGGCAAAGCGAAGAGGACCGCCTCACCACACAGCGGTACTTCGAAAACGTGGAAATCCTGCTGACCCTCACCGACGGCACGGTGATCGACCTGTCTAACGCCGGCGGCAGCATCGGCCCGGAGGATGGCGTCACTGTCTGCTCCAAGGGCGAGGTGTTCTCTGAGGTCCTCCCCATGGAGGACATGGCCTCCATCTCTGTGGGCGGCGTGGTGTACGATCTGACAGCGGAGTGA
- a CDS encoding RNA polymerase sigma factor has protein sequence MDDMEQAERLANTYADAILRLSYTYLKNTHDAQDICQTVFVKLLMEPREFKSPEHERAYILRMAANACKDLLKSPWRQRSQSLDVGLEVPAPQAGDGSVLEAVNQLPPHYRAVIYLFYYEGYQAAEIGQILGIPTATVHTRLARGRTKLKELLGGYGYEQLV, from the coding sequence ATGGACGATATGGAACAGGCGGAGCGGCTGGCCAACACATACGCCGACGCGATCCTCCGCCTCAGTTACACCTATCTGAAAAACACCCACGATGCCCAGGATATCTGCCAGACGGTCTTCGTGAAGCTGCTGATGGAGCCCCGGGAGTTTAAGAGCCCGGAGCACGAGCGGGCCTACATCCTGCGGATGGCGGCCAACGCCTGCAAGGACCTGCTGAAAAGCCCCTGGCGGCAGCGGTCGCAATCCCTGGATGTCGGACTGGAGGTCCCCGCCCCCCAGGCGGGCGACGGGTCTGTGCTGGAGGCGGTAAATCAGCTGCCGCCCCACTACCGGGCCGTCATTTACCTGTTCTATTACGAGGGTTACCAGGCTGCCGAGATCGGTCAAATCCTGGGCATCCCCACCGCAACCGTCCACACCCGGCTGGCCCGGGGACGGACGAAGCTGAAAGAACTTTTGGGAGGATATGGCTATGAACAGCTCGTTTGA
- a CDS encoding helix-turn-helix domain-containing protein has protein sequence MKRSTPLTRNIGAKVKYYRKLRGLSQKQLAAQLQTNGCDITETMLGHIETGYRSTSIFEIDKLAEALKVDYNALFAQD, from the coding sequence ATGAAAAGAAGTACCCCTCTGACCCGCAACATCGGCGCGAAAGTGAAATACTACCGGAAGCTCCGCGGCCTTTCCCAGAAGCAGCTGGCCGCCCAGCTGCAGACCAACGGCTGCGATATCACGGAGACCATGCTGGGCCACATCGAGACGGGCTACCGCTCCACTTCCATTTTTGAGATCGACAAGCTGGCCGAGGCGTTGAAAGTGGACTACAACGCCCTGTTTGCCCAGGATTAA
- the spoIIID gene encoding sporulation transcriptional regulator SpoIIID, producing the protein MKGNMEERAERLAQYIIENRTTVRAAAQKFGISKSTVHKDISERLPQFNRVLYQQVKEVLEVNKAQRHIRGGIATRKKYRGE; encoded by the coding sequence TTGAAGGGTAACATGGAGGAGCGGGCCGAACGGCTGGCTCAGTACATCATCGAAAACCGGACCACGGTCCGCGCCGCCGCACAGAAATTCGGCATCAGCAAATCCACAGTGCACAAGGACATCTCCGAACGGCTGCCCCAGTTCAATCGGGTGCTGTACCAGCAGGTGAAGGAAGTCCTGGAGGTGAACAAGGCCCAGCGACACATCCGCGGCGGCATCGCCACCCGGAAAAAGTACCGCGGGGAATAA
- the deoD gene encoding purine-nucleoside phosphorylase: MAIKESPSASIAAEESQIAKAVLMPGDPLRAKYVADHYLEEVVCFNTVRNMLGYTGTYKGKRISVMGHGMGVPSMGIYSYELYQFFGVDTIIRIGSAGGIGDDVKVRDVVIALGASTNSHFADQYRFPGQLCATADFRLLRDAVETAEAMGVRADVGQVFTADQFYNDNPDAGAMYRKFGILALEMETAGLYWTAQRLGKRALSLLTISDHIFTGESLSAQERQDSFHEMMEIALETAWKSLEG; the protein is encoded by the coding sequence ATGGCCATCAAGGAATCCCCATCCGCCTCTATCGCGGCGGAAGAGAGCCAGATTGCAAAAGCTGTGCTGATGCCCGGCGACCCCCTGCGGGCCAAGTACGTGGCGGACCACTATCTGGAGGAGGTGGTGTGCTTTAACACCGTCCGGAACATGCTGGGCTACACCGGCACCTACAAGGGCAAGCGCATCTCCGTCATGGGCCACGGTATGGGCGTGCCCTCTATGGGTATTTACAGCTATGAGCTGTACCAATTCTTCGGTGTGGATACCATCATCCGCATCGGCTCCGCCGGCGGCATCGGGGATGATGTGAAGGTCCGGGATGTGGTCATCGCCCTGGGGGCCTCTACCAACTCCCACTTCGCCGACCAGTACCGGTTCCCCGGCCAGCTGTGCGCCACCGCCGACTTCCGGCTCCTCCGGGACGCGGTGGAGACGGCGGAGGCCATGGGCGTCCGAGCAGATGTAGGTCAGGTGTTCACGGCGGACCAGTTCTACAACGACAACCCCGACGCCGGGGCCATGTACCGGAAGTTCGGCATCCTGGCGCTGGAGATGGAGACGGCTGGCCTCTACTGGACGGCCCAGCGGCTGGGGAAGCGGGCGCTGTCCCTGCTGACCATCTCCGACCACATCTTCACCGGGGAGTCCCTCTCCGCCCAGGAGCGGCAGGACTCCTTCCACGAGATGATGGAGATCGCCCTGGAGACTGCCTGGAAGTCCCTGGAGGGCTGA
- the hisG gene encoding ATP phosphoribosyltransferase encodes MELDLNVLRPQERASLQLRLLYEQEGFRKYHMGRFEEYGLYQENRRFLSSEQVITFTDLDGRLLALKPDVTLSIAKNAQVGPGGCGRYYYQENVYRPSQESHTFREISQMGLECIGAVDDAAAAQVVSLALRSLALTGRDFVLEISHMGFVTGLFDAVGAQEAVRPRLLTCIRDKNVHELRKAAEAAGLSRQGTDALCRLGTLAGPWQEVLAAAEVLALNAAMGAALEELRGLCRALEDQGQTDHWKLDFSLVNDMEYYNGLVLQGYLAGAPRAVLRGGQYDPLAEQFRPGARAIGFALYLDELDRLSDAAAEPAGLVMLNVALPKGRLGDKVYDLLAGVGYGCPENYADTRKLVVENRKAGIRYFLVKPSDVAIYVEHGAADIGIVGKDILAESGADVYELLDTGLGRCRMCVAGPKDFTEDQSRALRVATKFGNIAKRYYAAQGRDIDIIQLNGSIELAPILGLSDVIVDIVETGTTLRENDLKVLTEFMPISARFIANRASYQFKHQEIEALLGRLKEVTEA; translated from the coding sequence ATGGAACTGGATCTGAACGTCCTGCGGCCCCAGGAGCGGGCATCGCTGCAGCTGCGGCTGCTGTATGAACAGGAGGGCTTCCGCAAATACCACATGGGTCGGTTCGAGGAATACGGTCTCTATCAGGAGAACCGCCGTTTTCTTTCCAGCGAGCAGGTCATCACCTTTACGGACCTGGACGGGCGGCTGCTGGCGCTGAAGCCGGACGTGACCCTCTCCATCGCCAAGAATGCCCAGGTGGGGCCCGGCGGCTGCGGCCGGTACTACTATCAGGAAAACGTCTACCGCCCCAGCCAGGAGAGCCATACCTTCCGGGAGATCAGTCAGATGGGCCTGGAGTGCATCGGTGCCGTGGATGATGCCGCTGCGGCCCAGGTGGTGTCCCTGGCCCTGCGGAGCCTGGCCCTGACCGGGCGGGACTTCGTGCTGGAGATCAGCCACATGGGCTTCGTCACCGGCCTCTTTGACGCGGTGGGCGCCCAGGAGGCTGTGCGGCCCAGGCTCCTCACCTGCATCCGGGACAAAAACGTCCATGAGCTGCGCAAAGCCGCTGAGGCCGCGGGCCTCTCCCGCCAGGGGACGGACGCACTCTGCCGCCTGGGGACTCTGGCAGGGCCCTGGCAGGAGGTTCTTGCTGCCGCGGAGGTGCTGGCCCTGAACGCCGCCATGGGGGCGGCGCTGGAAGAGCTGCGGGGCCTGTGTCGGGCGCTGGAGGACCAGGGGCAGACGGACCACTGGAAGCTGGACTTCTCCCTGGTGAACGATATGGAGTATTACAACGGCTTGGTGCTCCAGGGATATCTGGCGGGAGCGCCCCGGGCAGTGCTCCGGGGCGGGCAGTATGACCCCCTGGCGGAGCAGTTCCGCCCCGGCGCCCGGGCCATCGGCTTTGCGCTGTACTTAGACGAGCTGGACCGGCTGTCCGACGCGGCGGCGGAGCCGGCTGGCCTGGTGATGCTGAACGTGGCCCTGCCCAAGGGCCGCCTGGGAGACAAGGTTTACGACCTGCTGGCGGGCGTGGGCTACGGCTGCCCGGAAAACTACGCCGACACCCGGAAGCTGGTGGTGGAGAACCGAAAGGCGGGCATCCGCTACTTCTTGGTGAAGCCCAGCGACGTGGCCATCTACGTGGAGCACGGCGCGGCGGACATCGGCATCGTAGGCAAGGACATCCTGGCCGAGTCCGGCGCGGATGTGTATGAGCTGCTGGACACGGGCTTGGGCAGGTGCCGCATGTGCGTGGCCGGGCCGAAAGACTTTACCGAGGACCAGAGCCGGGCCCTGCGGGTGGCCACCAAATTCGGGAATATCGCCAAGCGGTACTACGCCGCCCAGGGCCGGGACATCGACATCATCCAGCTGAACGGCTCCATTGAGCTGGCCCCCATCCTGGGCCTCTCTGATGTGATTGTGGACATCGTGGAGACGGGCACCACCCTGCGGGAGAACGATCTGAAGGTGCTGACGGAGTTCATGCCCATCTCGGCCCGCTTCATCGCCAACCGGGCCAGCTACCAGTTCAAGCACCAGGAGATCGAGGCGCTTCTGGGCAGGCTGAAGGAGGTGACGGAGGCATGA
- a CDS encoding LCP family protein encodes MLQRVLCKSSHPVFPKKPPRHRRGCKERFEYGKENPPETAQLEQTAASRGLCGRRTVCRLLLSLPSPEVPAETTRPDEAEEVSAEDTAQDAEVLAQAAHLERKPYFYTILVSGVDDHNGGSDTNILVAVDAENDYIYGVSIPRDTKAVINGKNHKINFAYNSGGTALLAETISQQLGIPVDFTVTVDLDGFAALVNAIGGVDFEVPISMNYDDPYQDLHIHFSAGMQHLSGAEALKVVRFRHNNDGSGYGSEDIGRMQTQQNFLKAVAQQTLTLSNVDKVGEFAKIFQQYVDTDLSLGNLAWLGKEAISMGVDKISFSTLPNEWRSPYIYLDPDATLELVNQYLNPYVEDRTMEDLDIPS; translated from the coding sequence ATGTTGCAACGAGTATTATGTAAATCTTCTCACCCAGTTTTTCCAAAGAAACCCCCGCGGCACCGCCGCGGCTGTAAGGAGCGTTTTGAATATGGCAAAGAGAACCCGCCGGAGACGGCGCAGCTGGAGCAGACTGCTGCTTCTCGTGGTCTTTGTGGCCGCCGCACTGTATGCCGGCTACTTCTGTCTCTTCCGTCCCCTGAGGTCCCCGCCGAAACCACCCGGCCCGACGAAGCGGAGGAGGTCTCCGCCGAAGACACCGCCCAGGACGCAGAAGTCCTGGCCCAGGCGGCCCATCTGGAGCGCAAGCCCTATTTCTACACCATTCTGGTGTCCGGCGTGGATGACCACAATGGCGGCAGCGACACCAATATCCTGGTGGCCGTGGATGCAGAGAACGACTACATCTATGGTGTCAGCATCCCCCGGGACACCAAGGCCGTCATCAATGGAAAGAACCACAAGATCAACTTCGCCTATAACTCCGGCGGGACCGCTCTGCTGGCCGAGACCATCTCCCAGCAGCTGGGCATCCCAGTGGATTTTACGGTAACCGTAGATCTGGACGGCTTCGCCGCGCTGGTGAATGCCATCGGCGGCGTGGACTTTGAAGTCCCCATCAGCATGAATTACGACGATCCTTACCAGGACCTGCACATCCACTTCTCCGCCGGGATGCAGCATCTCTCCGGTGCGGAGGCGCTGAAGGTGGTCCGCTTCCGCCACAACAACGACGGCTCCGGCTACGGCAGCGAGGACATCGGCCGGATGCAGACCCAGCAGAACTTCCTAAAAGCCGTGGCTCAACAGACGCTGACGCTCTCCAACGTGGACAAGGTGGGGGAGTTCGCCAAGATCTTCCAGCAGTATGTGGACACGGACCTGTCCCTTGGGAACCTGGCCTGGCTGGGGAAGGAGGCCATCAGCATGGGCGTGGATAAGATCTCCTTCTCCACTCTGCCCAACGAGTGGCGCTCCCCCTACATCTATCTGGACCCGGACGCCACTCTGGAGCTGGTCAACCAGTACCTGAATCCCTATGTGGAGGACCGGACCATGGAGGATTTGGACATCCCCTCCTGA
- the hisC gene encoding histidinol-phosphate transaminase: MSRWISQEAERLAPYTPGEQPQDQQYVKLNTNESPFPPSPKVLKAINRAEILKLNLYSDPTCAALTEAIARRYELKAKNVLAGNGSDEVLAFAFRAFCGAGQPVAFADVTYGFYKSQAALFDLDVKIIPLREDFTLHVDDYMDFPGTIVIANPNAPTGIAVPRNDIQRLLEANPDRVVIVDEAYVDFGAESCVPMIYRYDNLLVTQTMSKSRSLAGGRVGYALGSPELIADLNRVKYSFHPYNVNRLSIAAGAAAVADEAYFAACTAAIRQTRAWTVGELENLGFTVLPSQANFVFARHSQLPGETLYRKLKENGVLVRWFDADRIRDYIRITIGSMEQMETLVEELTAILEEL, from the coding sequence ATGAGCCGCTGGATTTCCCAGGAGGCGGAGCGCCTTGCCCCCTACACCCCCGGCGAGCAGCCCCAGGATCAGCAGTATGTAAAGCTGAACACCAATGAGAGCCCCTTCCCCCCGTCGCCCAAGGTTCTCAAGGCCATCAACCGGGCGGAGATCCTGAAACTGAACCTGTACTCCGACCCCACCTGTGCCGCGCTGACGGAGGCCATCGCCAGGCGCTATGAGCTGAAAGCCAAGAACGTGCTGGCGGGCAACGGCTCTGACGAGGTGCTGGCCTTTGCCTTCCGGGCCTTCTGCGGAGCGGGGCAACCCGTGGCCTTTGCGGATGTTACCTATGGGTTCTATAAGTCCCAGGCTGCCCTGTTCGATCTGGATGTGAAGATAATCCCCCTGCGGGAGGACTTCACCTTACATGTGGACGACTATATGGATTTCCCCGGCACCATTGTCATCGCCAACCCCAATGCCCCCACCGGTATTGCCGTGCCCCGGAACGACATCCAGCGGCTGCTGGAGGCGAACCCAGACCGAGTGGTGATCGTGGACGAGGCGTATGTGGACTTCGGCGCCGAGAGCTGCGTGCCCATGATCTACCGTTATGACAACCTGCTGGTGACCCAGACTATGTCCAAGAGCCGGTCCCTGGCCGGCGGTCGGGTGGGCTACGCATTGGGCAGCCCGGAGTTGATCGCGGACCTGAACCGGGTGAAATACAGCTTCCATCCCTACAATGTAAACCGGCTGTCCATCGCGGCAGGGGCCGCCGCTGTGGCGGACGAGGCGTACTTCGCCGCCTGCACCGCTGCCATCCGGCAGACCCGGGCCTGGACCGTGGGAGAGCTGGAGAATTTGGGTTTCACTGTCCTGCCCTCCCAGGCCAACTTCGTCTTTGCCCGCCACAGCCAGCTTCCCGGCGAGACCCTGTACCGGAAGCTGAAGGAGAACGGCGTCCTGGTCCGCTGGTTCGACGCGGACCGGATCCGGGACTATATCCGCATTACCATCGGATCCATGGAGCAGATGGAGACCCTGGTGGAGGAGCTGACGGCCATCCTGGAAGAGCTGTAA
- a CDS encoding MerR family transcriptional regulator, with the protein MTSKEMEARSGVPRANIRYYEAEGLLAPARSGNGYRDYSEEDLRTLEKIKLLRRLGVTIEALRALRDGRAELSAVLDRRLAEVGGEQAALGRVERVCGDLRRTGATFTGLDPGRYLADLDAPALPGEGGPWWEKASASALPETDRLPTVCSASRRLFARMFDEMLVRMLLVAGLCLLGYNPTRAALAISFAGVVLLGVLEPLSLHLWGTTPGRPCWGCGWLEWMEKTSHTARA; encoded by the coding sequence TTGACCAGCAAGGAGATGGAGGCCCGGTCCGGCGTGCCCCGGGCCAATATCCGCTACTACGAGGCGGAGGGGCTGCTGGCCCCCGCCCGGTCCGGTAACGGCTACCGGGATTACAGCGAGGAGGACCTGCGGACCCTGGAGAAGATCAAGCTGCTGCGGCGGCTGGGAGTAACCATCGAGGCGCTTCGGGCCTTGCGGGACGGCAGGGCGGAACTTTCTGCCGTGCTGGACCGGCGGCTGGCGGAGGTGGGCGGCGAACAGGCCGCCCTGGGCCGGGTGGAGCGGGTCTGCGGCGACCTGCGGCGGACCGGCGCCACATTCACCGGCCTGGACCCGGGGAGGTACCTGGCGGACCTGGACGCCCCGGCCCTGCCGGGGGAGGGCGGCCCCTGGTGGGAGAAGGCATCTGCTTCGGCCCTGCCGGAGACGGACCGGCTGCCTACGGTGTGCAGCGCCTCCCGGCGGCTGTTCGCCCGAATGTTCGATGAGATGCTGGTGCGGATGCTGCTGGTGGCGGGACTATGCCTGCTGGGGTATAACCCGACTCGGGCCGCACTGGCTATCAGTTTCGCGGGGGTGGTCCTGCTGGGTGTTTTGGAACCTCTGTCCCTGCATCTCTGGGGCACCACGCCGGGCAGGCCCTGTTGGGGATGCGGCTGGCTGGAATGGATGGAAAAAACCTCCCATACAGCGAGGGCGTGA
- the mtnA gene encoding S-methyl-5-thioribose-1-phosphate isomerase produces the protein MPDITAVTHAQNIRYDRKAEALYIIDQTLLPGEEKEIRLQTIDEMVEAIRALRVRGAPAIGICAAYCMYVLAKSIRTEDRPTFLKRLSDYGQQLDAARPTAVNLGWAIREMMRTALEHVHDTRGQMLDALYERAVVIHEDDIAKCRAISEYGLSLLKEGDGVLTHCNAGPLATSRYGTAQGPFLLAAERGMHIRVFADETRPLLQGARLTSYELQRAGVDVTLICDNMASIVMKNGWVQACFVGCDRVAANGDTANKIGTSGVAILAKHYGIPVYVLGPTSTIDMACPDGDHIPIEERDGEEIKTMWYEKPMALPEVKCYNPAFDVTDHELIAGIVTEKGICRPPYTKSLKALFDDKK, from the coding sequence ATGCCAGATATCACCGCGGTAACCCATGCCCAGAACATCCGCTACGACCGGAAGGCGGAGGCCCTTTACATCATCGACCAGACCCTGCTGCCGGGGGAGGAGAAGGAGATCCGCCTCCAGACCATTGACGAGATGGTGGAGGCCATCCGGGCCCTGCGGGTGCGGGGGGCCCCGGCCATCGGCATCTGCGCCGCCTACTGCATGTATGTGCTGGCCAAGTCCATCCGGACCGAGGACCGTCCCACGTTTTTGAAGCGCCTCAGCGACTATGGCCAGCAGCTGGACGCGGCCCGTCCCACGGCGGTGAATCTGGGCTGGGCCATCCGGGAGATGATGCGCACCGCCTTGGAGCATGTCCACGATACCCGGGGCCAAATGCTGGACGCTTTGTACGAGCGGGCAGTAGTCATCCATGAGGACGACATCGCCAAATGCAGGGCCATCTCCGAATACGGTCTGAGTCTGCTGAAGGAGGGCGACGGCGTCCTGACACACTGTAATGCCGGGCCCCTTGCCACCTCCCGATACGGCACGGCCCAGGGCCCCTTCCTGCTGGCGGCGGAGCGAGGGATGCACATCCGGGTATTCGCCGACGAGACCCGCCCCCTGCTCCAGGGCGCCCGGCTCACCAGCTATGAGCTCCAGCGGGCCGGGGTGGACGTGACGCTGATCTGCGACAACATGGCCTCCATTGTCATGAAGAACGGCTGGGTCCAGGCCTGCTTCGTGGGCTGCGACCGGGTGGCCGCCAACGGCGACACCGCCAACAAGATCGGTACCTCCGGCGTGGCGATTCTGGCTAAGCACTACGGCATTCCCGTCTACGTGCTGGGCCCCACCTCCACGATTGATATGGCCTGCCCCGACGGGGACCACATCCCCATCGAGGAGCGGGACGGCGAGGAGATCAAGACCATGTGGTACGAAAAGCCCATGGCTCTGCCCGAGGTGAAGTGCTACAACCCCGCCTTCGATGTGACGGACCATGAGCTGATCGCCGGCATCGTCACAGAGAAGGGCATCTGCCGCCCGCCTTATACCAAGAGCCTGAAGGCGCTGTTTGACGACAAGAAGTGA